From Psychroflexus torquis ATCC 700755, the proteins below share one genomic window:
- a CDS encoding peroxiredoxin encodes MAHLRLGDIAPDFTAETTEGNISFHDWLGDQWGIIYSHPADFTPVCTTELGRTAQLKDEFDKRHVKVIALSVDPLKDHHEWIKDINETQNTTVNFPIIADSDRKVAELYDMIHPNASEKATVRSVFIVGPDKKIKLTLTYPASTGRNFDELLRVIDSLQLTANKKLATPADWKPGQDAIISPSVSDEEAKEQFPKYKAIKSYLRTTPTEK; translated from the coding sequence ATGGCACATTTACGATTAGGAGATATAGCTCCAGATTTTACTGCTGAAACAACCGAAGGAAACATTTCATTTCATGACTGGTTAGGAGACCAGTGGGGAATTATTTACTCTCACCCAGCAGACTTTACACCTGTATGTACAACCGAACTTGGTCGAACAGCTCAGCTTAAAGATGAGTTTGATAAAAGACATGTAAAAGTTATTGCCTTAAGTGTAGATCCTTTAAAAGATCATCATGAGTGGATCAAAGACATAAACGAGACTCAAAACACCACTGTTAATTTTCCAATTATAGCAGATAGCGATAGAAAAGTAGCAGAGTTATATGATATGATTCATCCAAATGCTTCTGAAAAGGCTACAGTACGTTCCGTATTTATAGTTGGTCCAGACAAAAAAATAAAATTAACATTGACCTATCCAGCCTCTACAGGTAGAAATTTTGATGAATTGTTAAGAGTCATTGATAGCCTTCAATTAACGGCTAATAAAAAGTTAGCAACCCCAGCAGATTGGAAGCCCGGACAGGATGCTATTATTTCTCCATCGGTAAGTGATGAAGAAGCAAAAGAACAATTCCCTAAATATAAAGCTATAAAATCCTATTTGAGAACAACTCCTACTGAAAAATAG
- the rmuC gene encoding DNA recombination protein RmuC has protein sequence MEYAPYIFLGLFALALGFLLAKLMDKSTIATWQTKSSHFQSLYEESVRREQKSKDEFITANEKLRAELKSEENERFQIQNKLTRKETELEGLVSKWREQKSEMQALQKKFSEEFENLAQRILEQKSEKFTLQNQKNIAHILDPLKEKLTSFETKIEKTNSDFLKGHIQLEQQLKYLNEQNLKISEEANNLTNALKGSSKTQGNWGEMILEKVLEKSGLTKGREYQVQQHFKDENGLSKLPDVVVYLPNEKKMIIDSKVSLKAYERYINSDDEQEKAGHLKAHVKSMETHLKGLKDKNYELLGGNSTPDFILMFVPIEPALFLAQSENSNFFYSAFQDNILMVSPTTLLSTLRTVDMVWSNEKQQQNAVQIAKHAGDLYDKFVNLIEGLDEVGNRIDSTKSTYDKAMKKLTGKQNLIKDVTSLKEMGVTSKKVLNSKWTDTQ, from the coding sequence ATGGAATACGCACCTTATATATTTCTTGGCTTGTTTGCTCTGGCTTTAGGCTTTTTGTTGGCAAAGCTGATGGATAAATCTACGATTGCTACTTGGCAAACCAAATCATCCCACTTTCAGTCACTATATGAAGAGTCCGTTCGACGAGAGCAAAAATCAAAAGACGAGTTCATAACCGCTAACGAAAAACTTAGAGCTGAATTGAAAAGTGAAGAAAATGAACGTTTCCAAATTCAGAATAAACTCACTAGAAAGGAGACTGAATTGGAAGGCTTGGTTAGCAAATGGAGGGAGCAAAAATCTGAAATGCAAGCCCTTCAAAAAAAGTTTAGTGAAGAATTTGAAAACCTCGCCCAGCGAATTTTAGAACAAAAATCTGAAAAGTTCACCCTCCAAAATCAAAAAAATATAGCTCATATTTTAGACCCCTTAAAAGAGAAGTTGACATCTTTTGAGACCAAAATTGAAAAGACGAATTCTGATTTTTTGAAAGGTCATATTCAACTTGAACAACAACTGAAATATCTCAACGAACAGAATTTAAAAATTTCAGAAGAGGCTAATAATTTGACTAATGCTCTAAAAGGAAGTAGTAAAACACAAGGTAACTGGGGTGAAATGATTTTGGAAAAAGTTTTGGAAAAATCTGGACTGACAAAAGGGCGTGAATACCAAGTACAACAGCACTTTAAGGATGAAAATGGCTTAAGCAAATTGCCTGATGTTGTGGTGTATTTACCCAATGAAAAGAAAATGATCATAGATTCTAAGGTGAGTTTAAAAGCCTACGAACGGTACATCAATTCTGACGATGAGCAAGAAAAAGCTGGACATTTAAAAGCGCACGTGAAATCTATGGAAACTCACCTTAAAGGCCTAAAAGATAAAAACTATGAGCTGCTTGGCGGAAATTCTACACCAGATTTCATTTTGATGTTTGTCCCCATTGAACCTGCTTTATTCCTTGCGCAAAGTGAAAATTCAAATTTCTTTTACTCCGCTTTCCAAGATAATATTTTGATGGTAAGTCCTACTACTTTACTCTCTACATTAAGAACTGTAGACATGGTTTGGAGCAATGAAAAACAACAACAAAATGCTGTGCAAATCGCTAAACATGCTGGTGATTTATATGATAAATTTGTTAATTTAATTGAAGGCTTAGATGAGGTTGGAAATCGGATTGATTCTACTAAATCTACTTACGATAAAGCCATGAAAAAATTGACTGGAAAACAAAATTTGATAAAAGATGTAACGTCATTAAAAGAGATGGGCGTTACTTCCAAAAAAGTCCTAAACTCAAAATGGACAGATACTCAATAA
- a CDS encoding ammonium transporter, whose amino-acid sequence MENALFTANNIWMMLCIALVFLMHLGFSLLEIGLTRQKNTINILFKNFFIICSGLVLYYIVGFNIMYPGDFNGWFSLSEVGLHLPDNGLTADYADAGYTYWTDFLFQGMFAATAATIVSGAVAERIKIGAFMVFSIIYVGFIYPISGSWLWGGGFLSDFGFYDFAGSTLVHSVGGWAALMAVVFLGPRIGKFKGKKIFAIPGHNIPLAASGVFLLWFGWFGFNGGSVLSADPASTSIVLVTTSLAAASGGLGACISSFLVFKNFDVTMFMNGILGGLVGITAGADLMSPLESIAIGLIAGLIIILAVKLMDIIRIDDPVGAIPVHLCCGIWGTLAVGLFGNMAGTEQFFIQLVSILTIGGFCCFSASIILWPIKKFMGLRVSSKHEVEGLDIHEHGMDAYADFGLNQH is encoded by the coding sequence ATGGAAAACGCTCTATTTACTGCAAATAATATATGGATGATGCTTTGCATCGCTTTGGTTTTTTTAATGCACCTAGGTTTTTCTCTTTTAGAGATTGGCTTAACTCGCCAAAAAAACACCATTAATATTTTATTCAAAAACTTTTTTATCATTTGCTCTGGACTAGTTCTCTATTATATAGTGGGCTTCAACATCATGTATCCAGGAGACTTTAATGGATGGTTTAGTCTAAGTGAAGTTGGATTGCATCTGCCAGACAATGGTCTAACCGCAGATTATGCGGATGCAGGCTATACATATTGGACAGATTTTTTATTTCAAGGAATGTTTGCTGCGACAGCAGCAACTATAGTTTCTGGTGCTGTCGCAGAACGTATTAAAATTGGTGCCTTTATGGTATTTTCAATTATTTACGTAGGTTTTATATACCCTATTAGTGGATCTTGGCTTTGGGGAGGTGGATTTTTAAGTGATTTTGGGTTTTATGATTTTGCAGGGTCTACATTGGTGCATTCTGTAGGGGGTTGGGCGGCCCTCATGGCCGTGGTTTTCCTAGGCCCCCGTATAGGAAAGTTTAAGGGTAAAAAGATTTTTGCCATTCCAGGCCATAATATTCCTTTAGCTGCATCTGGAGTGTTTTTACTCTGGTTTGGTTGGTTTGGATTTAATGGAGGCTCAGTACTTTCTGCAGATCCAGCCAGTACTTCTATCGTACTCGTCACCACAAGTTTAGCCGCTGCGTCTGGAGGCTTAGGAGCCTGCATCAGTAGTTTTTTGGTCTTCAAAAATTTTGATGTAACAATGTTTATGAATGGTATATTAGGAGGACTTGTAGGAATAACCGCAGGTGCAGATTTGATGTCGCCCTTAGAATCTATTGCCATAGGACTCATTGCTGGGCTAATCATTATTCTAGCCGTTAAATTAATGGATATTATAAGAATAGACGATCCTGTAGGAGCAATTCCTGTTCATTTGTGTTGTGGTATCTGGGGAACTTTGGCGGTAGGCCTATTTGGAAATATGGCAGGAACAGAACAGTTTTTTATACAGTTGGTATCTATATTAACTATTGGTGGGTTTTGTTGCTTTAGCGCTAGTATCATCCTATGGCCGATTAAGAAATTTATGGGCTTAAGAGTATCTTCTAAACATGAAGTTGAAGGTTTAGATATACACGAACATGGTATGGATGCTTATGCAGATTTTGGTTTAAATCAACATTGA
- a CDS encoding sigma-54-dependent transcriptional regulator, giving the protein MSKILIIDDDPFFNKTLSNYLRRFDYSIETSSSSEEALEILKTETFDLVITDYRLPKMNGLELIEKIKTHWNIPVILITNYSDIKTAVKSIKLGAFEFVSKPVIPEEFKLVIENALNSPLIDSTKERRSSIKKSLSKGASSTSVVKGSSEQAQELWSYAKQVAPTQMSVMITGESGTGKEYVAKFIHNHSKRKDQVFVAIDCGALPESIASSELFGHVKGAFTGADRDKKGQFEFANGGTLFLDEIGNLSYESQVKLLRVLQERKIRPVGGDKEIEIDVRIIAATNENLAAAISDNEFRNDLYHRLNEFPLNIPSLKERLEDFEEFIQFFIIEACDELEKDIVGIDPQLIEDLKTYDWPGNLRELKNLLKRAALLCQEGSILHKHLPQSIFEKKETPVDPTLHSNDLKEVKEHHEREMILKCLKKNKYNKSKTAKELNIDRTTLYNKIKSLGLDV; this is encoded by the coding sequence GTGAGCAAAATTTTAATAATCGACGACGATCCGTTTTTTAATAAAACGCTTTCCAATTATTTAAGGAGATTCGATTATAGCATAGAAACCTCTAGTTCTTCTGAAGAAGCCTTAGAAATCTTAAAAACAGAAACTTTCGACTTAGTCATCACAGATTACAGATTACCAAAAATGAATGGCTTAGAATTAATAGAAAAGATTAAAACACATTGGAACATTCCTGTAATTTTAATCACAAATTATTCTGATATTAAAACTGCTGTGAAGTCTATTAAACTAGGTGCTTTCGAATTTGTTTCCAAACCCGTTATCCCCGAAGAGTTTAAATTAGTCATTGAAAATGCATTAAATTCTCCTTTAATCGATTCAACTAAAGAGCGAAGATCATCGATAAAAAAGAGCTTATCTAAAGGAGCTAGTTCGACTTCTGTAGTTAAAGGAAGTAGCGAGCAAGCCCAAGAACTATGGTCTTATGCAAAACAGGTAGCACCTACTCAAATGTCGGTGATGATAACAGGAGAAAGTGGGACTGGCAAAGAATACGTCGCCAAATTCATCCATAACCACAGTAAAAGAAAAGACCAAGTTTTTGTGGCTATAGACTGTGGAGCTTTGCCAGAAAGCATAGCCTCTAGTGAACTTTTCGGCCACGTAAAAGGTGCTTTTACCGGAGCAGATCGCGATAAAAAAGGCCAATTCGAATTTGCTAATGGCGGTACTTTATTCCTAGACGAAATTGGAAATCTATCTTACGAATCTCAAGTAAAGCTACTACGAGTTTTACAAGAACGAAAAATAAGACCTGTTGGAGGAGACAAAGAGATTGAGATTGATGTTAGAATTATCGCAGCAACCAATGAAAATTTAGCTGCTGCAATTTCTGATAATGAATTTAGAAATGATTTATACCATAGGTTAAATGAATTTCCCCTAAACATTCCTTCTCTTAAAGAGCGACTAGAGGATTTTGAAGAATTTATTCAATTTTTTATTATTGAAGCTTGTGACGAACTTGAAAAGGATATAGTAGGTATAGACCCTCAACTTATAGAGGATTTGAAAACATATGATTGGCCTGGAAATCTAAGAGAATTAAAGAATTTGCTTAAACGAGCTGCTTTACTTTGCCAAGAAGGCAGCATTTTACATAAGCATTTACCACAATCTATTTTTGAAAAAAAAGAAACACCCGTTGATCCGACGCTTCACTCAAATGACTTAAAAGAAGTTAAGGAACATCATGAAAGGGAAATGATTCTTAAGTGTTTAAAGAAAAATAAGTACAATAAAAGTAAAACTGCTAAGGAATTAAATATAGACAGAACCACTTTGTACAATAAAATTAAATCTTTGGGGCTTGATGTTTAA
- a CDS encoding acyl-CoA thioesterase: MTKKFKHPSDSEVVLSQLMLPSHSNFGGKIHGGFILSLLDQVAFACAAKHSENYCVTASVDRVDFLNPVEVGELLTLKSSVNYVGRTSMVVGIRVESENIQNGAKKHCNSSYFTMVAKDDHGKSIEVPGLRLSAEDDYRRFIKNIKRMENRKQHDETFKNFNFIREEYNEILKNYNVKLE, translated from the coding sequence ATGACTAAAAAATTCAAACATCCTTCAGATTCTGAGGTAGTCTTATCACAACTCATGTTACCCTCCCATTCAAATTTTGGAGGAAAGATTCATGGTGGATTTATTCTATCACTTCTAGACCAAGTTGCTTTTGCATGCGCAGCCAAGCACTCCGAAAATTATTGTGTCACGGCAAGTGTAGACCGTGTAGACTTTTTGAACCCTGTGGAGGTTGGAGAGCTTCTTACCCTAAAATCCTCGGTAAATTACGTTGGGAGGACGTCGATGGTTGTTGGAATTCGTGTAGAATCTGAGAATATACAAAACGGGGCCAAAAAACATTGTAATTCCTCCTATTTTACCATGGTAGCTAAAGATGATCATGGTAAATCTATTGAAGTTCCAGGCCTTAGATTAAGCGCTGAAGATGATTACAGGCGTTTTATCAAAAATATCAAAAGAATGGAAAATAGGAAACAACACGATGAGACCTTCAAAAATTTTAATTTTATTAGGGAAGAATACAATGAAATTTTAAAGAACTATAATGTCAAGCTTGAATAG
- a CDS encoding P-II family nitrogen regulator, producing the protein MKKIEAIIRKSRFDEVKEALHQIEVNFFSYWDVTGVGNEKQGHLYRGISYSTSDIQRRYLVVIVSDDFVDKTVETLIEKAKTGDVGDGKIFISNIEECIRIRTGERGTQATK; encoded by the coding sequence ATGAAAAAAATAGAGGCGATTATTAGAAAGTCTCGTTTTGATGAAGTTAAAGAAGCACTCCATCAAATAGAGGTGAATTTCTTTAGTTATTGGGACGTCACGGGTGTAGGAAACGAAAAACAAGGTCACTTATATAGGGGGATTTCTTATAGCACAAGTGATATTCAAAGACGATACTTAGTGGTTATTGTATCTGATGATTTTGTTGACAAAACCGTAGAAACCTTAATTGAAAAGGCTAAAACTGGAGATGTTGGAGATGGAAAAATATTCATTTCCAATATTGAAGAGTGCATAAGGATAAGAACAGGCGAACGTGGAACTCAAGCAACTAAATAA
- a CDS encoding ATP-binding protein yields MFKLKGKMLWLFALFASGLLAIGFYFYDSLNALGDKVENTLSPNKRSDNLKKIMVDLNKLNNLYLVDSDRFNSIKSDSLIANIEKNVDSVKNNIKQERILKDRNLDTIPKLLRQIRDDYFELQNKKEQTQEVFINELRSLVNDELSKIEAKPSDSITIIKQINSEIYEKTELSQQGEDERGFFQRLFGSSRPENDTAISRTSSRDTLVRQSIDTVFSRNKEEKTTLDILPAIKEYQRHRTQLLNSLKRQEQEIFRKNIEVNNYVENTLNEILFEEYEHYQNSIKNLKTDSMTYFYELGSIIFILILITIITIFIIFKDINQSIFYQNKLKADEEKAKRDAIEKQKFLSTMSHELRTPLTSIIGYSDMLDDTDENVKSIKVASNYLYQMTNEILDMAKIQAGIIDIVTTPSNLFKVFDDIKLSFNELIKNQQLDPIFNLPKEDLSVKADAHRLQQILYNLMHNALKYTEDGFIKLEVRSEEKNDKLAVYIEVEDSGIGMTEQELKTVFQDYQQAGTHKNKMKGTGLGLGIVQKLVNEMGGKLDVESELYKGTSFKLNFEFEKVEDSSIEKKRKEFNLSDNSLKGKHIFILDDDKLIARLYEKLFQPYHPKLIVFTDAKLGFEHLLEHHDYDLYLIDFKMPFMTGYEVLENLKKEGIILKNTLVSTANVMLDETEKGMLDSFDAQVFKPVKRGIILEKVAKLLHLDGTEELCSTLEINEEGQPFNFKDLMVYANDDEDLLKDLVKTLVEENDKELSKFSLALSAKDDKALAEIIHKLSSRFAQVNAKSVQNLKTLELNLREDTGKADQKTLVDLHQYWKNINEKMREFIDKKV; encoded by the coding sequence ATGTTTAAGCTAAAAGGAAAAATGTTATGGCTGTTTGCTCTATTCGCTAGTGGACTCTTGGCGATAGGTTTTTATTTTTATGATAGTCTCAATGCCTTAGGAGATAAGGTAGAAAATACTCTTTCACCCAATAAAAGATCAGATAACCTGAAAAAAATCATGGTAGATCTAAACAAATTGAACAACTTGTATCTGGTAGATTCAGATCGTTTTAACTCTATTAAATCTGATAGTTTAATAGCAAATATTGAAAAGAACGTAGATTCAGTTAAAAACAATATTAAACAAGAGCGTATTCTCAAGGACAGAAATTTGGATACCATTCCGAAACTTTTAAGACAGATTAGAGATGATTACTTTGAGCTACAGAATAAAAAAGAACAAACTCAAGAAGTGTTTATAAATGAACTCAGAAGTCTTGTTAACGATGAGCTTTCTAAAATTGAAGCAAAACCTTCAGATTCTATCACTATCATAAAACAAATTAACTCTGAGATCTACGAAAAGACAGAGCTTAGTCAGCAAGGAGAAGATGAACGAGGTTTTTTTCAACGATTATTTGGTTCTTCAAGACCAGAAAATGATACAGCAATATCTAGAACTAGTTCTAGGGATACCTTGGTAAGACAGTCTATAGATACTGTATTTTCAAGAAATAAAGAAGAAAAAACAACGCTTGATATTCTCCCCGCTATAAAAGAATATCAGCGTCATCGCACTCAACTTTTAAATTCTCTAAAACGTCAAGAACAGGAGATTTTTAGAAAAAATATTGAAGTCAATAATTATGTTGAAAATACCCTAAATGAAATTTTATTTGAAGAATATGAACATTATCAGAACTCTATTAAAAATCTGAAGACAGACTCGATGACTTATTTCTATGAACTAGGATCCATCATTTTTATTTTGATTTTAATAACTATCATTACCATTTTCATCATCTTTAAAGATATCAACCAAAGTATTTTTTATCAAAATAAACTAAAGGCAGACGAAGAGAAAGCAAAACGAGATGCCATAGAAAAACAAAAGTTTTTATCGACTATGAGTCATGAGTTAAGAACTCCTCTAACTTCAATTATAGGGTATTCTGATATGCTAGATGATACGGATGAAAATGTAAAATCGATCAAAGTAGCCTCCAATTATCTTTACCAAATGACCAATGAGATTTTGGACATGGCTAAGATACAAGCCGGAATTATTGACATAGTAACTACTCCTAGTAATCTTTTTAAAGTTTTTGATGACATCAAACTCAGTTTTAATGAGTTAATTAAGAATCAGCAGCTAGATCCTATTTTTAATCTTCCAAAAGAAGATCTATCAGTAAAGGCAGATGCACATAGGCTTCAACAAATCCTTTATAATTTAATGCATAATGCTTTGAAATATACAGAGGATGGATTTATAAAGCTTGAGGTGAGATCTGAAGAAAAAAATGATAAACTTGCTGTATACATAGAGGTTGAGGACTCTGGTATTGGCATGACGGAACAGGAATTAAAAACTGTTTTCCAAGACTATCAGCAAGCGGGAACTCATAAAAACAAAATGAAAGGAACTGGATTGGGACTGGGCATCGTTCAAAAGCTAGTGAATGAGATGGGAGGGAAACTTGATGTGGAAAGCGAACTCTATAAAGGAACGAGTTTTAAGCTGAATTTTGAATTTGAAAAAGTAGAGGATAGTAGCATCGAGAAAAAAAGAAAGGAGTTTAATTTATCTGATAATTCTTTAAAGGGGAAACATATTTTTATTCTGGATGACGATAAATTGATCGCCAGACTTTATGAAAAACTGTTCCAGCCTTATCATCCTAAGTTAATCGTTTTTACTGATGCTAAACTCGGTTTTGAACATCTTTTGGAGCATCATGATTATGATTTATATTTAATAGATTTCAAGATGCCCTTTATGACTGGTTATGAAGTGCTTGAGAATCTCAAAAAAGAAGGTATTATTTTGAAGAATACCTTGGTTTCGACTGCCAATGTCATGTTAGATGAGACTGAAAAAGGGATGCTAGATAGTTTTGATGCTCAGGTTTTTAAACCAGTAAAACGAGGGATTATCTTGGAAAAGGTTGCAAAACTTCTTCATCTTGACGGCACCGAAGAGTTGTGTTCTACATTGGAAATAAATGAGGAGGGGCAGCCCTTCAATTTTAAAGATCTTATGGTGTATGCAAATGATGATGAAGACCTTTTGAAAGACTTGGTGAAGACTTTAGTTGAAGAAAATGATAAAGAACTTTCCAAATTTAGTTTAGCTTTAAGTGCAAAAGATGATAAGGCTTTAGCTGAAATCATCCATAAGTTGTCTTCTCGCTTTGCTCAAGTAAATGCTAAATCGGTTCAAAACCTTAAAACACTTGAGTTAAATTTAAGAGAGGATACTGGCAAGGCGGATCAAAAAACCTTGGTTGACCTTCATCAATATTGGAAGAACATCAATGAAAAGATGCGAGAATTTATTGACAAAAAAGTTTAA
- a CDS encoding DUF4294 domain-containing protein has product MKLAIAFFLLASVSVSAQEAKYQETSNCSNQRYLIIGHDASWVSEVELEEVMIYPKLKFKSRDDFRDYLILKRKTKKVWPYVKLASERFETLNKRLSSIDSKPSKRRYTRVIQRYVEEEFTEELKKLTKTEGQILVKLIHRQTGVTTFDLVKDLRSGWRAFWYNTTASLFNISLKEEFNPSEIKEDFYIEDILQREFQTEHLERQSPKFEINLMDLMEKWQKESGLIAPSAIRSNQY; this is encoded by the coding sequence GAAATTAGCTATAGCTTTTTTTCTGTTAGCAAGTGTTTCAGTTAGTGCTCAGGAGGCAAAATATCAAGAGACATCAAATTGCTCCAATCAACGATACCTAATTATAGGTCATGACGCCTCTTGGGTAAGTGAAGTCGAGTTAGAAGAAGTAATGATATATCCTAAACTTAAATTTAAAAGTCGAGACGATTTTAGAGATTACCTCATATTAAAACGCAAAACTAAAAAGGTATGGCCTTATGTAAAGCTAGCTTCAGAACGTTTTGAAACTTTAAACAAACGCTTATCGAGCATTGACTCCAAACCTTCAAAAAGACGATATACCAGAGTTATTCAAAGGTATGTAGAAGAGGAGTTTACAGAAGAATTAAAAAAGCTAACAAAAACTGAAGGTCAAATCTTAGTTAAATTAATTCATCGCCAAACTGGTGTAACCACCTTCGATTTGGTAAAAGACCTCCGTTCTGGATGGCGAGCCTTTTGGTATAATACCACCGCTAGTTTGTTTAATATTTCTTTAAAGGAAGAATTTAATCCTTCAGAAATTAAAGAAGACTTTTATATTGAAGATATTTTACAAAGAGAATTTCAAACTGAGCATCTTGAAAGACAATCTCCTAAGTTTGAAATTAATCTTATGGACTTAATGGAAAAATGGCAAAAAGAATCTGGTTTGATCGCTCCTTCTGCCATAAGATCCAATCAGTATTAA
- a CDS encoding ABC transporter substrate-binding protein has product MKYLSSLSFIFLLNLLILASCSSPEVDNRDHLVFRYNEHANITSLDPAFAKDQRNIWPAHQMYNTLVRLDSTLSIEGDLARSWTVSEDGLTYYFKLRQDVLFHKHTVFGKDSTRHVSAKDVEYSLKRLTDPKVASPGSWVMSNVKRIEAKTDDLIEIELEHRFPGFLGLLSSKFCSVIPREMQNLDFQTSPIGTGPFKFKRWEIGEKMVLRKNELYFKTDVKGNTLPYLEAISITFLPDKQSEFLAFIQGKLDFLSGLDPSYKDELITTGGKLSSKFEARVNMDKSPYLNTEYLGFYLDSPSTEIQSQDFRKAINYAFDRDKMIKYLRNNIGIPAHKGFIPEGLAGQTTVKGYSYQPKKAKALIEKFKKETGIISPKLIISTNPSYIDLVEFIQKEVQKIGVQVDIDVMPPSTIRQKRSAGQLDNFRASWIADYPDAINYLSLFYSDNFSPNGPNYTHFKNDTYDRLYEEALKVTEDTIRYKLYSQMDSILVEKAPMIPLYYDEVIRFRSKSVSGLGINPFNLLDLSKVKKSK; this is encoded by the coding sequence TTGAAATACCTTTCATCACTTTCGTTTATTTTTCTGTTGAATTTATTAATTCTAGCTTCATGCTCTTCTCCAGAAGTAGATAATCGAGATCACTTAGTCTTTAGATATAATGAGCATGCCAATATTACATCTCTAGATCCAGCTTTTGCTAAAGACCAACGGAACATTTGGCCTGCGCACCAGATGTATAATACTTTAGTAAGACTAGATTCAACTCTTTCGATAGAAGGAGATCTTGCCCGTTCTTGGACAGTTTCTGAAGATGGCTTAACCTATTACTTTAAACTAAGACAAGACGTCTTGTTTCATAAACATACTGTCTTCGGAAAAGATTCCACCCGTCATGTATCTGCAAAAGATGTAGAGTACAGTCTCAAAAGGCTCACAGATCCAAAGGTTGCTTCACCTGGAAGTTGGGTTATGTCTAATGTAAAACGCATTGAAGCGAAAACTGATGATTTGATTGAAATTGAGTTAGAACACCGATTCCCTGGATTTCTAGGCTTATTATCCTCAAAATTTTGCTCAGTGATTCCAAGAGAAATGCAAAACTTAGATTTTCAAACTTCGCCTATTGGAACAGGTCCATTCAAATTTAAACGTTGGGAGATCGGAGAAAAGATGGTGTTGAGAAAAAATGAATTGTATTTTAAAACAGATGTTAAAGGCAATACTTTGCCCTATTTGGAGGCCATTTCTATCACCTTTTTACCAGATAAGCAAAGTGAGTTTTTAGCCTTTATACAAGGTAAGCTTGATTTTTTAAGCGGCTTAGACCCTTCCTATAAAGATGAACTTATCACCACCGGCGGAAAGTTAAGTTCGAAATTTGAAGCTCGTGTGAATATGGATAAAAGCCCCTACCTAAACACAGAATATTTGGGGTTTTACTTAGATTCCCCTTCAACAGAGATTCAATCTCAAGACTTTAGAAAAGCAATCAATTATGCGTTTGATCGAGATAAAATGATCAAGTATCTAAGAAACAATATTGGAATCCCCGCACATAAAGGTTTTATTCCAGAAGGATTGGCTGGACAGACCACTGTAAAGGGCTATTCTTACCAACCTAAAAAGGCAAAAGCTCTTATAGAGAAGTTCAAGAAAGAAACAGGAATCATCTCACCAAAATTGATAATAAGCACCAATCCCTCCTATATAGATTTGGTGGAATTTATTCAAAAAGAGGTTCAAAAAATTGGGGTTCAAGTAGACATAGATGTGATGCCACCTTCCACCATTCGTCAAAAACGCTCTGCAGGACAATTGGATAATTTTAGAGCTAGCTGGATTGCAGATTATCCAGATGCTATCAATTACTTATCCTTATTCTACAGTGATAACTTTTCACCCAACGGTCCCAATTATACCCATTTTAAGAATGACACTTACGACAGACTCTACGAAGAAGCTTTGAAGGTAACAGAAGACACAATCAGATATAAACTTTACTCACAGATGGATTCTATCTTAGTAGAAAAAGCTCCAATGATTCCACTCTATTATGATGAAGTCATTCGTTTTAGGTCAAAATCTGTAAGTGGGCTGGGCATTAACCCTTTTAATTTACTTGACCTTTCAAAGGTTAAGAAATCTAAGTAG